From Garra rufa chromosome 19, GarRuf1.0, whole genome shotgun sequence, the proteins below share one genomic window:
- the LOC141291927 gene encoding odorant receptor 131-2-like — MSNFNNSTSNITQTVLPTHQDLKTFLCVSSCAIFLYVNGVMIFTLRKKTVFQEASRYILFGHMLWVDTLNLLMSVVLFVCALCRLLVMKVVCLALLVAATALYQASTLNLALMSLERYVAICFPLRHAEITTSGRTNLAIGVLWMISWIQSLTEIIIFYFFDTTNVAMNLFCSRTTFFRLQVYKKLDIAFTTIFFMSVCFVVIFTYASIAAVAKSASSDKTSARKANSTVLLHLIQLGLCAVSILVGVIQEVIYVYADYMTSMSVMYFCFVVFMIFPRCLSPLIYGLRDQAFSCLFKYYFTFGFKKKNSCNTEIHVVSGG, encoded by the coding sequence ATGTCTAATTTTAATAATTCTACATCTAACATCACTCAGACTGTACTGCCGACGCATCAagatttgaaaacatttttgtgtgtgtCTTCATGTGCAATATTCCTCTATGTCAACGGGGTCATGATCTTTACCTTGAGGAAAAAGACTGTTTTTCAGGAGGCATCTCGCTATATTTTGTTTGGACACATGCTTTGGGTCGATACACTTAATCTTTTAATGAGTGTAGTGTTGTTTGTGTGTGCTCTTTGTAGGCTTTTGGTTATGAAAGTTGTCTGCCTTGCGCTTCTAGTGGCTGCAACAGCTCTCTATCAGGCCTCTACCTTGAATCTGGCTTTAATGTCACTGGAGAGGTATGTGGCCATTTGCTTCCCTCTCAGACATGCAGAAATCACCACATCCGGAAGAACTAACTTGGCCATTGGTGTGCTTTGGATGATAAGCTGGATTCAATCCCTTACTGAGATTATTATCTTCTATTTTTTTGATACCACAAACGTAGCAATGAATTTATTTTGCTCAAGAACTACTTTTTTTAGGCTGCAGGTCTATAAGAAACTTGATATAGCTTTCACaactatatttttcatgtctgtgtgtTTTGTTGTAATCTTTACTTATGCCTCTATAGCAGCTGTGGCTAAATCAGCCTCCTCTGATAAAACATCGGCCAGAAAAGCCAATAGCACTGTTCTGCTGCATCTAATACAACTGGGTCTCTGTGCTGTGTCTATTTTAGTTGGAGTTATCCAAGAAGTCATTTATGTTTACGCTGACTATATGACTTCAATGAGTGTGATGTATTTTTGCTTTGTGGTGTTTATGATTTTTCCAAGATGTTTAAGTCCTCTTATATATGGTCTGAGAGACCAGGCGTTTAgttgtttatttaaatactaCTTCACATTTGGtttcaaaaagaaaaacagcTGTAATACAGAAATACATGTAGTATCAGGTGGTTGA
- the LOC141292143 gene encoding odorant receptor 131-2-like, whose product LCVSSCAIFLYVNGVMIFTLRKKTVFQEASRYILFGHMLWVDTLNLFMSVVLFVCALCRLLVLKVVCLVLLVAATALYQASTLNLALMSLERYVAICFPLRHAEITTYGRTNLAIGVLWMISWIQSLTEIIIFYSFDTTNIAMNLFCSRTTFFRLQVYRKLDIAFTTIFFMSVCFVVIFTYASIAAVAKSASSDKTSAKKANSTVLLHLIQLGLCAVSILVGVIQEVIYVYADYMTSMSVMYFCFVVFMIFPRCLSPLIYGLRDQAFSCLFKYYFTFGFKKKNSCNTEIHVVSGG is encoded by the coding sequence TTGTGTGTGTCTTCATGTGCAATATTCCTCTATGTCAACGGAGTCATGATCTTTACCTTGAGGAAAAAGACTGTTTTTCAGGAGGCGTCTCGCTATATTTTGTTTGGTCACATGCTTTGGGTCGATACACTTAATCTTTTCATGAGTGTAGTGTTGTTTGTGTGTGCTCTTTGTAGGCTTTTGGTTTTGAAAGTTGTCTGCCTTGTGCTTCTAGTGGCTGCAACAGCTCTCTATCAGGCCTCTACCTTGAATTTGGCTTTAATGTCACTGGAGAGGTATGTGGCCATCTGCTTCCCTCTCAGACATGCAGAAATCACCACTTATGGAAGAACTAACTTGGCCATTGGTGTGCTTTGGATGATAAGCTGGATTCAATCCCTTACTGAGATTATTATCTTCTATTCTTTTGATACCACAAACATAGCAATGAATTTATTTTGCTCAAGAACTACTTTTTTTAGGCTGCAGGTCTATAGGAAACTTGATATAGCTTTCACaactatatttttcatgtctgtgtgtTTTGTTGTTATCTTTACTTATGCCTCTATAGCAGCTGTGGCTAAATCAGCCTCCTCTGATAAAACATCGGCCAAAAAAGCCAATAGCACTGTTCTGCTGCATCTAATACAACTGGGTCTCTGTGCTGTGTCCATTTTAGTTGGAGTTATCCAAGAAGTAATTTATGTTTACGCTGACTATATGACTTCAATGAGTGTGATGTATTTTTGCTTTGTGGTGTTTATGATTTTTCCAAGATGTTTAAGTCCTCTTATATATGGTCTGAGAGACCAGGCATTTAgttgtttatttaaatactaCTTCACATTTGGtttcaaaaagaaaaacagcTGTAATACAGAAATACATGTAGTATCAGGTGGTTGA
- the LOC141291896 gene encoding odorant receptor 131-2-like produces the protein MSSFNGTASNHTQILSLVDQNGPVKTVVCVTPCVIFLYVNGVMIFTLRKKTVFQEASRYILFGHMLWLDTLHLFMSVVLFVCAVGRIFILKNVCIILLAAAQALYQVALLNLALMSLERYVAICFPLRHAKITSFRRTHIAIGAVWMIGLIQCLSEMIIFYAVDSTNTVMNLFCSRTTLFRLQIYKKLEIAFTCIFFMLVCFVIIFTYASIAAVAKSASCDKTSAKKANKTVLLHLVQLGLCAASILVGVIQEAIYVYTDYMTSINVMYFCFVVFLIFPKCLSPLIYGLRDQAFSCWFKYYFTFGLKKQNSCKTEIHLRGGG, from the coding sequence ATGTCTTCTTTTAATGGTACTGCATCGAACCATACACAGATTTTATCACTGGTGGATCAAAATGGACCGGTGAAAACGGTTGTGTGTGTGACCCCATGTGTCATTTTCCTCTATGTTAATGGGGTCATGATCTTCACCTTGAggaaaaaaactgtttttcagGAGGCTTCCCGCTATATTCTGTTTGGGCACATGCTTTGGCTTGATACGCTCCATCTTTTTATGAGTGTAGTGCTGTTTGTGTGTGCTGTTGGcaggatttttattttgaaaaatgtctgtatCATTCTTCTTGCGGCTGCACAAGCTCTCTATCAGGTTGCCTTACTGAATCTGGCTTTAATGTCACTGGAGAGGTATGTGGCCATCTGCTTTCCTCTCAGGCATGCAAAAATCACCAGTTTCAGAAGGACTCACATAGCTATCGGTGCTGTTTGGATGATTGGTTTGATTCAGTGCTTGTCTGAGATGATTATTTTCTATGCTGTTGATTCTACAAACACAGTGATGAATTTGTTCTGTTCAAGAACTACCCTCTTTAGACTTCAGATCTATAAGAAACTTGAAATAGCGTTCACATGTATATTTTTCATGTTAGTCTGTTTTGTTATTATCTTTACTTATGCTTCTATAGCAGCTGTGGCTAAATCAGCCTCCTGTGATAAAACATCAGCCAAAAAAGCTAACAAGACTGTTCTGCTGCATTTAGTACAGCTGGGACTCTGTGCTGCGTCCATTTTAGTTGGAGTTATCCAAGAAGCCATTTATGTTTACACTGACTATATGACTTCGATAAATGTGATGTATTTTTGCTTTGTAGTGTTTTTGATTTTCCCTAAATGTTTAAGTCCTCTTATATATGGCCTGAGAGACCAGGCCTTCAGCTGTTGGTTTAAATACTACTTCACATTTGGTCTCAAAAAGCAAAATAGCTGTAAAACAGAGATACATTTAAGAGGAGGAGGGTAA
- the LOC141292030 gene encoding odorant receptor 131-2-like, which produces MSNFNNSTSNITQIVLPANQDLKTFLCVSSCVIFLYVNGVMIFTLRKKTVFQEASRYILFGHMLWVDTLNLLMSVVLFVCALCRLLLMKVICLVLLVAATALYQASTLNLALMSLERYVAICFPLRHAEITTSGRTNLAIGVLWMISWIKSLCEIIIFYSFDTTNVAMNIFCSKTTFFRLQVYRKLDIAFTTIFFTSVCFVVIFTYASIAAVAKSASSDKTSAKKANSTVLLHLIQLGLCAVSILVGVIQEVIYVYADYMTSINVMYFCFVVFMIFPRCLSPLIYGLRDQAFSCLFKYYFTFGFKKKNSCNTEIHVVT; this is translated from the coding sequence ATGTCTAATTTTAATAATTCTACATCTAACATCACTCAGATCGTACTGCCAGCAAATCAagatttgaaaacatttttgtgtgtgtCATCATGTGTTATTTTCCTCTATGTCAATGGGGTCATGATCTTTACCTTGAGGAAAAAGACTGTTTTTCAGGAGGCATCTCGCTATATTTTGTTTGGACACATGCTTTGGGTCGATACACTTAATCTTTTAATGAGTGTAGTGTTGTTTGTGTGTGCTCTTTGTAGGCTTTTGCTTATGAAAGTTATCTGCCTTGTGCTTCTAGTGGCTGCAACAGCTCTCTATCAGGCCTCTACCTTGAATCTGGCTTTAATGTCACTGGAGAGGTATGTGGCCATCTGCTTTCCTCTCAGACATGCAGAAATTACCACATCCGGAAGAACTAACTTGGCCATTGGTGTGCTTTGGATGATAAGTTGGATTAAATCCCTGTGTGagattattattttctattcttTTGATACCACAAACGTAGCAATGAATATATTTTGCTCAAAAACTACTTTTTTCAGGCTGCAGGTCTATAGGAAACTTGATATAGCTTTCACAACTATATTTTTCACATCTGTGTGTTTTGTTGTTATCTTTACTTATGCCTCTATAGCAGCTGTGGCTAAATCAGCCTCCTCTGATAAAACATCGGCCAAAAAAGCCAATAGCACTGTTCTGCTGCATCTAATACAACTGGGTCTCTGTGCTGTGTCCATTTTAGTTGGAGTTATCCAAGAAGTCATTTATGTTTATGCTGACTATATGACTTCGATAAATGTGATGTATTTTTGCTTTGTGGTGTTTATGATTTTTCCAAGATGTTTAAGTCCTCTTATATATGGTCTGAGAGACCAGGCATTTAGCTGTTTATTTAAATACTACTTCACATTTGGTTTCAAAAAGAAAAACAGTTGTAATACAGAAATTCATGTAGTAACCTGA